Proteins encoded by one window of bacterium:
- the hslU gene encoding ATP-dependent protease ATPase subunit HslU, whose translation MGAEPEDAGIHALIPREIVAELDRHIVGQAAAKRAVAIALRNRWRRLQVPAELRDEIVPKNIIMVGPTGVGKTEIARRLARLAQAPFIKVEASKFTEVGYVGRDVESMIRDLVEVAVRMVRAEEMEKVADQAKAAAEERLLDLLLPRTPVKEGEAAVAPAAGSSDTRERFRAMLRAGKLSDRTVEVEFKEAAAPMIDLAGLGGGPPEGMEGNLQEMLSGLFPKRTRRKRMRVDEALGFLEKEEAARRVDTERVKQLAVERTEQAGIVFLDEIDKIAGRESLQGPDVSRQGVQRDLLPIVEGSAVNTKHGVVRTDHILFVAAGAFHVNKPSDLIPELQGRFPIRVELSSLSRDDFVRILTEPHGALTRQYEAMLSAEGVRLTFTPEAVLRIAEMACEVNDRTENIGARRLHTVMERLLDDLLFSAPEISGQEVIVTRPYVEERLAGIVKDADLSRYIL comes from the coding sequence ATGGGCGCGGAACCGGAAGATGCCGGGATCCACGCGTTGATCCCGCGCGAGATCGTCGCCGAGCTCGACCGGCACATCGTCGGGCAGGCGGCGGCGAAGCGGGCGGTGGCGATCGCGTTGCGAAACCGGTGGCGCCGGCTGCAGGTCCCCGCGGAGCTGCGCGACGAGATCGTCCCGAAGAACATCATCATGGTCGGGCCGACCGGGGTCGGGAAGACGGAGATCGCGCGGCGCCTGGCCAGGCTGGCGCAGGCGCCCTTCATCAAGGTGGAGGCGTCGAAGTTCACCGAGGTGGGATACGTGGGCCGGGACGTCGAGTCGATGATCCGGGACCTCGTGGAGGTCGCCGTCCGGATGGTCCGCGCGGAGGAGATGGAAAAAGTCGCGGACCAGGCGAAGGCCGCCGCCGAGGAGCGGCTCCTCGATCTGCTGCTCCCGCGCACGCCGGTGAAGGAAGGCGAGGCCGCGGTCGCGCCCGCCGCCGGGTCATCGGACACCCGGGAGCGGTTCCGCGCCATGCTTCGCGCGGGAAAGCTCTCGGACCGCACGGTCGAGGTCGAGTTCAAGGAGGCGGCGGCGCCGATGATCGACCTTGCGGGACTCGGAGGCGGCCCCCCGGAGGGGATGGAGGGGAACCTCCAGGAGATGCTCTCCGGCCTGTTCCCGAAACGGACGCGGAGGAAACGGATGCGGGTCGACGAAGCGCTCGGCTTCCTCGAAAAGGAGGAGGCGGCCCGCCGGGTAGACACGGAGCGCGTGAAGCAGTTGGCGGTCGAGCGCACCGAGCAGGCGGGGATCGTGTTTCTCGACGAGATCGACAAGATCGCCGGACGGGAATCGCTCCAGGGCCCGGACGTCTCCCGCCAGGGGGTCCAGCGGGACCTGCTGCCGATCGTGGAGGGTTCCGCCGTCAACACGAAGCACGGCGTCGTGCGGACCGACCACATCCTGTTCGTCGCCGCGGGGGCGTTCCACGTGAACAAGCCGTCCGACCTCATCCCGGAGCTGCAGGGGCGGTTCCCGATCCGGGTGGAGCTGTCGTCCCTCTCCAGGGACGATTTCGTCCGGATCCTGACCGAGCCGCACGGCGCGCTCACGCGGCAGTACGAGGCGATGCTGTCGGCCGAGGGGGTCCGGTTGACGTTTACGCCCGAGGCGGTGCTCCGGATCGCCGAGATGGCATGCGAGGTGAACGACCGCACCGAGAACATCGGCGCCCGCCGCCTTCACACGGTCATGGAGCGCCTGCTGGACGACCTGCTGTTCTCGGCCCCCGAGATCTCCGGGCAGGAGGTGATCGTCACCCGGCCCTATGTCGAGGAGCGCCTCGCGGGGATCGTGAAGGACGCCGACCTCAGCCGGTACATTCTCTGA